The following coding sequences are from one Leptospira mayottensis 200901116 window:
- a CDS encoding LIC10906 family membrane protein — protein sequence MSKNLSNEIILLNSTMAIFIFFLGIYVLYPNSKSKTQKYFGILCLLLGAWFQSFILREIVPSWSYNWLINWALIPSVPIPYYLFKITSSYDQQEQKVKKPRRTFYFLNFLLICFFSLHAFSLQTLHVSSNHNQNFSFESSYVYKILLIYSLCMVILSLINLAFNVMRKKGRAKTNAVFLLLGLIPPIVSVLVFIYIRPVLYGVFSGGYTVIGFIFGILIWPIAIMNCDAFQLRQFSTYPKERVLTKITKPAFNFLYSIVDKKAWMSEVFSKNIHFMKLVLIKDTELKDHYDYSFVKRSSILARMFGNYIK from the coding sequence ATGTCCAAAAATTTATCAAATGAGATCATACTTCTCAATTCTACTATGGCAATTTTTATTTTTTTCTTGGGAATCTATGTTTTATATCCCAATTCAAAATCAAAAACTCAGAAATATTTTGGTATTTTGTGTCTGTTATTAGGTGCATGGTTTCAATCTTTTATATTGAGAGAGATTGTTCCCTCTTGGTCTTATAACTGGCTGATTAATTGGGCGCTGATTCCTTCTGTTCCGATTCCTTATTATTTGTTTAAGATTACATCTTCTTACGATCAGCAAGAACAAAAAGTCAAAAAACCGAGAAGAACTTTTTATTTTCTGAATTTTTTACTGATCTGTTTTTTTTCTCTTCACGCATTTTCGTTACAAACCTTACACGTTTCTTCTAACCATAATCAGAATTTTTCTTTTGAAAGCAGTTATGTTTATAAGATTTTACTAATTTATTCTCTCTGCATGGTAATTTTATCTTTAATAAACTTAGCTTTCAATGTAATGCGAAAAAAAGGAAGAGCTAAAACAAATGCGGTGTTTTTGCTTTTAGGCTTAATTCCGCCGATAGTTTCCGTTTTGGTTTTTATCTATATTCGACCAGTGCTCTATGGAGTATTTTCAGGTGGATATACGGTAATTGGATTTATATTCGGGATTCTCATCTGGCCAATTGCAATCATGAATTGTGACGCTTTTCAACTTAGGCAATTTTCGACTTATCCTAAAGAAAGAGTCTTAACAAAAATTACAAAACCAGCGTTTAACTTTTTATATTCAATCGTTGATAAAAAAGCTTGGATGTCGGAAGTCTTTTCAAAAAACATTCACTTTATGAAGCTAGTTTTGATTAAAGATACGGAATTGAAAGATCACTACGATTATTCTTTTGTAAAAAGAAGTTCGATATTAGCTAGAATGTTTGGAAATTACATTAAATAA
- a CDS encoding SpvB/TcaC N-terminal domain-containing protein, translated as MSEKEPNRNTEKKQNAQIRETSPQKKWGGFSFDSFEIFWEPGRTHTFKYINILLFSCILFVTTTCGILPGQKGKSNNWWWALLGIPNGTSFPSSGSGMGSSPVSGNGSPGSAPAPEGSDLFSISTNYAQAIDAPETKAEAIVGAAFVAPPEVNHFGGISLTYPIHTPPGRAGVEPKLSLTYSSTGGDGWLGIGWSLGLGSITRTPEYGALYYDTRDSFTWNGQRLVKVSGNTTNENGVYRPEITSDDLVVLKLSQIESGGIWEILDSSGTKTFYGESFESRIFDPNLSSQTYSWYLTRTEDKNGNYLQANYDNSEYSKNRNLFLKEIRYTGNSKSGVPARQYVKFFTKQREDFYVSTSPGFLMRMDRILERIEVGWDNGGKLWEYTPIYETSSDSGRPRIKTIQSSKHTTKPEFEYQTSSRYLIWQNIVNQTSSEIEEDPNSTQYFEGDFNGDGISDLLFFNPKSGNWKAAEGRKEGGYNFKLYANRYQGYTNEEKIKFFKGNVSGDYNGDGRSDIAFYLPETRDFIVAEHDGRVFQFKSYGRLMAGIPDIFRMEWFPGDYDGNGLSDSVLFDEPSGQWTLMLNKGGSFEFLRFSKKFQNVFRNDYTPDGNLDSISTNDSSKPGKDHDKVNFLVGDYNGDGRTDISLYDSRSGKWFVGENYRNENKSDPVYFKLQWKLYKVFTAPEQSLFGHDRFSGDFNGDGFSDFLIFDRSNGEWTLGETGDRTINFKIWSRTPQFKTVTRWIQGDFNGDGRSDIGFYSSSDSKFWIGEATQNGFRFKIYNDMSYGPDQDRILKTPLPKDEVKIESGRTSFAVSSNTKTVLLNYKYDGNLNSGKGELVFPGCFTIDDCSNSPELLIFNRKDNVWNLKQGNSFVPRVNTSLNPEGTGITTFFGGKPDRYTNNLKDEVLFYKKQGNTNQFFVLKHTNGNAFDISNLASFSDTDVSKFDPNNSGTVIDYFENNTSQSVLILDDQTVSGTARFVLSGLGGTKFLTPNGDLTTTDLNDLFQAGTNENRQRRKEFSFFSGKFTTTQAQLVIVDRRSTVHKWYLGTINANAIQFKRLTGDIQLPITTSEYNAASPAGIIYALTSDGSIVFGKNLDNGTSFTKVKINTTFVSRTLYNAGTISFSDRFDNYGNPILISGGEDKLYDLAQSRIVSLPNNVVVKNLDRPDLIAQVYVFRWIQGDYNGDGLTDIGIFHLKEPTWYFALSTGSVPDVIERVKNGIGGIYEFEYTNSTKFDNTGDDDIPDLPTSYRVCTQVKLNDGFSNIITKNYEYKNGFAFSAFLNGKKETDYFGFSEFTVQEGYGERTTHKYHTTPYSDFLMNRALGGAEKETRIIGNDNNDYGIIQTTYDVKQITNTPGITSYLPVTTKIEKFLSGQRTTTQTSDIIFSGAKISRKTDSVTDHFSDSVHGVTTTINSTDFETDDTTNQRRATRQVSFSGSANETTSLATYDSRGNLTRNVTSYTGSGLSPVGSKTMEYDYDSNGNQIFERDASSSPPRGSSYVYDNELNQFVTQETKFGGSISFTTTHQIHYGSAFGVPTTTTDANGNQTFFEYDDFGRLVRTSSDTDDGTTTTANYSYDASFPLSAKTTFPTGNGDPDFVSRTYSDGMGRNIYTVKSASNGNFAITGRLVYDGTGKVIRKGQSSWATSGEIDRFVLHLEERNPTSFEYDPIGRVKKTTLPLAQGETSPTTITTTYNSAFETTETHSSGTNKRIAKNAKGEVLYVEDFSTDGTAAKIGFCYDIAGNRIKKSDLNDASLMSCPNPSGGVPTKDISGKNQAYWSYDAFGKLRAESDPDLGVSSYNYNAFGDLTSSTNAKGVTTTLSYDGVGRILTKNIPEGNIGYTYDSYPGSENSVGRLVRVEDSNQNKTFNYDKLGRVKKETRAILATSAGNPLPTETQGPYITETKYDLLGRVTRIDYPEHPISHGRMRACYDYGSAGYISGISVQVNTNGILPGYCNKDIVENISYNEFGQTSSLTLGNGITTSYGYDVKGRMVRLNSSGDVDGNNKVLQDAVYSFNPNNNITNVVNNSTDFNTQFVYSYDGLGRLTSANGSYLGIADGNLSRKFQQSFEYAKNGNLTSKRIHDPASNNVTDEWSYVYSNHQVTNIDSSKSGTDAFVMQYDANGNLTRQRDNVKNLTKRISIDSQDRITQIQDGNNAILGSYWYDEGGFRIRKSSLEPKNNVFSNVEILYPSKFFGLEFIESENILTSVNNVYLNGVRIAALNEAGALAYYLTDQVDSVSHVLDDDGNTLSQIQYQPYGETFVQRGDLNFSPKYNSQELDRESGFYFFNARYYDPGIGRFTSADTIVDGELDTQGWNRFSYVKGNPIGAKDPTGHDTFLYFYKSETTDSGAGHVAIGVGTQEKQTLYEANPVNSGPIRTMEKTYKHEGSMDEVLKKNHIGSKGKNPDLVLQLKTDSKGTEDGKIKETAEKFFEKNKNWTVFNANCTDLAKQGTAQTKYKSGKAPISTPTDFANDLHKNNQEAIKSGDIKVLKGDFQKYKDGTGSAAGVSKVLVNDAKEATTKSINDIFK; from the coding sequence ATGAGCGAAAAAGAACCAAACAGAAACACAGAGAAAAAACAGAATGCGCAGATAAGAGAAACTTCACCGCAAAAGAAATGGGGAGGATTCTCTTTTGATTCTTTTGAAATATTCTGGGAACCTGGTCGCACTCATACATTCAAATATATAAATATACTACTCTTCTCCTGTATTTTATTCGTAACAACAACGTGTGGAATTTTGCCTGGACAAAAAGGAAAGTCCAACAACTGGTGGTGGGCTTTACTCGGAATACCAAACGGAACGAGTTTTCCCTCATCTGGCAGCGGAATGGGAAGTAGTCCTGTTTCTGGGAATGGATCACCCGGAAGCGCACCGGCGCCGGAAGGAAGTGACCTCTTTTCTATCTCGACTAACTACGCGCAAGCGATCGACGCACCCGAAACAAAAGCGGAAGCGATTGTGGGAGCTGCCTTTGTAGCACCTCCCGAAGTGAACCACTTCGGAGGAATCAGTCTAACGTATCCCATACATACACCTCCTGGACGTGCGGGAGTAGAACCCAAGCTAAGTCTAACGTATTCCTCCACGGGAGGAGACGGATGGTTAGGAATTGGATGGAGCCTGGGACTTGGATCCATCACAAGAACACCCGAATACGGAGCCCTTTACTACGATACAAGAGACAGTTTTACCTGGAACGGACAAAGGCTCGTAAAAGTAAGCGGAAATACAACAAACGAAAACGGAGTCTATCGCCCTGAAATTACAAGTGATGATTTAGTCGTATTAAAACTTTCTCAAATAGAGAGTGGTGGGATTTGGGAAATACTCGATTCATCCGGAACGAAAACCTTCTACGGTGAAAGTTTCGAAAGCAGAATTTTTGACCCGAACCTCTCCAGCCAAACGTATAGCTGGTATTTGACAAGGACCGAAGACAAAAACGGAAACTATCTCCAAGCGAATTATGACAATTCGGAATATTCAAAAAACAGAAATCTTTTTCTAAAAGAAATCAGATATACCGGGAACTCTAAGAGTGGTGTGCCCGCACGCCAATACGTAAAGTTTTTCACAAAACAAAGAGAGGATTTTTACGTTTCCACTTCTCCCGGATTTCTCATGAGGATGGACAGGATTCTGGAAAGAATCGAAGTCGGCTGGGACAACGGAGGAAAACTCTGGGAATATACTCCCATATATGAAACTTCTTCCGACTCAGGAAGACCTAGAATCAAAACCATACAATCGAGTAAACACACGACAAAACCGGAGTTTGAATACCAAACATCCAGTCGTTACTTGATCTGGCAGAATATAGTCAATCAAACGTCATCCGAAATCGAAGAAGATCCGAACTCCACACAATACTTCGAAGGAGATTTTAACGGAGACGGGATCAGTGATTTGCTCTTTTTTAATCCGAAGTCAGGAAATTGGAAAGCGGCAGAAGGCAGAAAGGAAGGAGGCTACAACTTCAAACTGTATGCAAACCGGTATCAAGGATATACAAACGAGGAAAAGATAAAATTCTTCAAAGGAAATGTAAGTGGAGATTACAACGGAGACGGAAGAAGCGACATTGCATTCTACTTGCCGGAAACCAGAGATTTCATCGTAGCAGAACACGACGGAAGAGTATTTCAATTCAAATCGTATGGAAGACTCATGGCTGGTATCCCGGACATCTTTCGGATGGAATGGTTTCCAGGAGATTATGACGGAAACGGACTGAGTGACTCGGTATTGTTTGATGAGCCTAGCGGTCAGTGGACTTTGATGCTCAACAAAGGAGGAAGTTTTGAATTTTTAAGGTTTAGTAAGAAGTTTCAAAACGTATTCAGAAACGATTATACACCGGATGGAAACTTAGACAGCATTAGCACAAACGATTCTTCTAAACCTGGAAAGGATCACGACAAAGTAAACTTTCTCGTAGGTGATTACAACGGAGACGGAAGAACCGATATTTCTCTCTACGATTCAAGGTCCGGAAAATGGTTCGTAGGTGAGAATTATCGTAACGAAAACAAATCCGATCCGGTTTATTTTAAACTTCAGTGGAAGCTCTACAAAGTGTTTACAGCCCCCGAACAGTCGTTATTCGGACACGACCGTTTTAGTGGGGACTTTAATGGAGACGGTTTTTCGGACTTTCTCATATTCGATCGAAGTAATGGAGAATGGACGTTAGGTGAAACGGGTGACAGAACGATCAATTTCAAGATTTGGTCGAGAACTCCTCAGTTCAAAACCGTAACTCGTTGGATCCAAGGGGATTTTAACGGAGATGGAAGATCCGATATTGGATTTTACTCCTCAAGCGACAGCAAGTTCTGGATCGGAGAAGCGACACAGAACGGGTTTAGATTCAAGATATATAACGATATGAGTTACGGTCCGGACCAGGATCGGATTTTAAAAACTCCTCTTCCTAAGGACGAGGTAAAAATAGAATCGGGTAGAACTAGTTTTGCAGTATCGAGCAACACTAAGACAGTTCTGCTGAATTACAAATATGACGGAAATCTAAACTCTGGAAAAGGAGAACTTGTATTTCCGGGATGTTTTACAATAGATGATTGTTCTAATTCTCCCGAGCTTTTGATCTTTAACCGTAAAGATAACGTATGGAATTTGAAACAAGGAAACTCGTTTGTACCGAGGGTCAATACATCTTTGAATCCGGAAGGAACAGGAATTACGACCTTCTTCGGTGGAAAACCAGACCGCTATACGAACAATTTAAAAGACGAGGTTCTCTTTTACAAAAAACAAGGAAATACGAATCAGTTTTTTGTGTTAAAACACACGAACGGAAATGCATTCGACATTTCTAATTTAGCTTCCTTTAGCGATACGGACGTTTCTAAGTTTGATCCGAATAACAGCGGAACCGTGATAGACTATTTTGAGAACAATACTTCTCAGTCGGTTCTCATCTTGGATGATCAGACTGTAAGTGGAACTGCAAGGTTTGTACTTTCCGGTCTAGGTGGTACTAAGTTTTTAACTCCGAATGGAGATTTAACTACTACCGACTTAAACGACCTCTTCCAAGCTGGAACAAACGAGAATAGACAACGTAGAAAAGAATTCAGTTTCTTTTCAGGTAAGTTTACAACCACACAAGCTCAGCTTGTGATCGTAGATCGAAGAAGCACGGTTCACAAATGGTATTTGGGAACGATCAATGCAAACGCCATTCAATTCAAACGTTTGACCGGAGACATACAACTTCCTATCACAACTTCGGAATACAACGCAGCAAGCCCCGCGGGGATTATATATGCGCTCACTTCCGACGGCTCGATCGTGTTTGGGAAAAACTTAGACAACGGGACTTCGTTTACCAAAGTTAAAATTAATACGACTTTCGTTTCCAGAACCCTCTACAATGCGGGAACGATATCGTTTAGCGATCGTTTCGACAATTACGGAAATCCGATTCTCATCTCAGGCGGGGAAGACAAGCTGTATGACTTAGCACAGAGTAGAATTGTATCTCTTCCTAACAATGTTGTTGTGAAGAATTTAGACAGGCCTGATCTGATCGCGCAAGTCTATGTTTTCCGTTGGATCCAAGGAGATTACAACGGGGATGGACTTACAGACATTGGAATCTTTCATTTGAAAGAACCGACTTGGTATTTTGCACTTTCTACAGGAAGTGTTCCAGACGTCATTGAGAGAGTGAAAAACGGAATCGGAGGCATTTATGAATTTGAATATACCAATTCCACGAAGTTTGACAATACGGGGGACGATGATATTCCGGATTTGCCAACGAGTTACAGAGTTTGCACCCAAGTTAAGTTAAACGACGGTTTTTCCAACATCATCACAAAGAATTACGAATACAAGAATGGATTTGCGTTCTCTGCATTTTTAAACGGAAAAAAAGAAACGGATTACTTTGGGTTTTCTGAGTTTACCGTTCAAGAAGGCTATGGAGAAAGAACAACTCACAAATACCATACGACTCCGTATTCTGACTTTCTAATGAACCGAGCACTTGGTGGAGCAGAGAAAGAAACTCGTATCATCGGGAATGACAACAATGACTATGGTATCATTCAAACAACGTATGATGTAAAACAGATTACGAACACACCGGGAATCACAAGTTACCTTCCTGTTACGACTAAGATTGAGAAGTTTTTGAGCGGTCAAAGAACCACAACACAAACCTCCGACATCATTTTTAGTGGAGCCAAGATCAGTCGGAAAACCGACAGTGTTACCGATCATTTTAGTGATTCCGTGCACGGTGTTACGACCACGATAAACAGTACGGATTTTGAAACCGATGATACGACCAATCAAAGAAGAGCAACGCGTCAAGTTTCTTTTTCCGGAAGCGCCAATGAAACGACCTCTCTTGCAACCTACGATTCCAGAGGGAATCTTACGAGAAACGTTACGAGTTATACTGGAAGCGGGCTCAGTCCTGTGGGTTCCAAAACGATGGAATACGATTACGACTCGAACGGAAATCAGATTTTCGAAAGAGATGCGAGTTCCAGTCCTCCGCGTGGGAGTTCCTACGTTTACGACAACGAACTGAATCAATTTGTAACGCAGGAAACAAAATTCGGTGGAAGTATTTCTTTTACGACGACACATCAGATCCATTACGGATCTGCGTTTGGAGTTCCGACCACAACCACAGATGCAAACGGAAATCAAACGTTTTTTGAATATGATGATTTTGGAAGGCTGGTTCGAACGAGTTCCGACACGGATGATGGAACTACTACAACTGCAAACTATTCTTACGACGCTTCTTTTCCTTTGAGTGCAAAGACAACTTTCCCGACAGGCAACGGAGATCCGGACTTTGTATCTCGCACCTATTCCGACGGAATGGGTCGTAACATCTATACAGTCAAATCTGCGTCTAACGGTAATTTTGCGATCACGGGAAGACTTGTGTATGACGGGACTGGAAAGGTAATTCGAAAAGGTCAATCGAGCTGGGCAACGTCGGGAGAAATCGACAGATTTGTTCTGCATTTAGAAGAAAGAAATCCAACCAGTTTTGAGTATGACCCGATTGGTCGGGTGAAAAAAACAACGTTGCCGCTTGCCCAAGGGGAAACTTCTCCTACAACGATCACAACCACGTACAATTCTGCGTTTGAAACGACTGAGACTCATTCAAGCGGTACGAACAAACGAATTGCAAAGAACGCAAAAGGAGAAGTCTTGTATGTAGAAGATTTTTCTACCGACGGGACTGCAGCCAAGATTGGTTTTTGTTACGACATTGCGGGAAACAGAATCAAGAAAAGTGACTTAAACGACGCAAGTTTGATGAGTTGCCCCAATCCAAGTGGAGGAGTTCCCACAAAAGACATCAGTGGCAAGAACCAAGCCTATTGGAGTTACGATGCATTCGGGAAATTGCGTGCCGAAAGTGATCCTGACTTGGGTGTGAGCTCCTACAACTACAACGCATTTGGAGATCTGACATCGAGCACGAATGCAAAAGGTGTTACGACAACACTGAGTTACGACGGTGTGGGAAGAATCCTGACTAAAAATATCCCAGAAGGGAACATTGGATATACCTATGATTCGTATCCAGGTAGTGAGAATTCTGTCGGAAGACTGGTACGTGTAGAAGACTCCAATCAAAACAAAACATTTAATTACGACAAGTTAGGTCGTGTCAAAAAAGAAACGAGAGCGATTTTAGCAACTTCCGCAGGAAACCCTCTTCCGACAGAAACACAGGGTCCATACATTACAGAAACTAAATACGACTTACTCGGTCGTGTGACTCGGATCGACTATCCGGAACATCCGATCAGTCACGGACGGATGCGTGCTTGTTATGACTATGGTTCTGCGGGTTACATTTCAGGGATTTCTGTTCAAGTAAACACGAACGGAATTTTACCGGGATATTGCAACAAGGACATCGTTGAAAATATCAGTTACAACGAGTTTGGTCAGACTTCAAGTTTAACCCTTGGAAACGGGATTACAACCAGTTATGGCTATGACGTCAAGGGTAGAATGGTTCGTCTGAATTCTTCCGGTGACGTGGATGGTAACAACAAGGTTCTGCAAGACGCTGTCTATTCTTTTAATCCGAACAACAACATTACGAATGTTGTTAATAATTCTACGGATTTTAACACTCAGTTTGTCTACAGCTACGACGGTTTGGGTCGTCTTACATCTGCTAACGGTAGTTATTTAGGAATTGCAGATGGGAATCTTTCCAGAAAGTTTCAGCAGTCTTTTGAATATGCAAAGAATGGAAACTTGACTTCTAAAAGAATTCATGATCCTGCGAGCAACAACGTCACAGACGAGTGGAGTTATGTTTATTCCAATCACCAGGTAACGAACATCGATTCTTCTAAGTCCGGAACTGACGCGTTTGTCATGCAGTATGACGCGAATGGAAATTTAACTCGTCAAAGAGACAATGTTAAGAATTTAACGAAACGGATCAGCATCGATTCTCAAGACAGGATTACTCAGATTCAAGACGGAAACAATGCGATCCTCGGTAGTTATTGGTATGATGAAGGCGGGTTTCGGATTCGAAAGTCTTCCTTAGAACCGAAGAACAATGTTTTTTCTAATGTTGAGATCTTGTATCCGAGCAAGTTCTTTGGTCTGGAGTTTATTGAGTCTGAAAATATACTCACTTCGGTGAACAATGTTTATCTCAATGGTGTTCGTATTGCTGCGTTAAATGAGGCGGGTGCCCTTGCGTATTACCTGACTGATCAAGTGGATTCCGTCTCTCACGTGTTAGACGATGATGGGAATACTCTTTCTCAAATCCAATACCAACCTTACGGTGAGACTTTTGTGCAACGGGGGGATTTGAATTTCTCTCCGAAATACAATTCGCAAGAGCTTGATCGGGAATCTGGATTTTACTTTTTCAATGCGAGATACTATGACCCTGGCATTGGACGATTTACAAGTGCCGATACGATCGTTGACGGGGAACTGGATACGCAGGGTTGGAATCGTTTCTCGTATGTGAAAGGGAATCCGATTGGCGCGAAGGATCCGACCGGGCATGATACTTTCTTATACTTTTACAAATCGGAAACAACAGATTCAGGAGCAGGTCACGTAGCAATTGGCGTTGGAACTCAAGAAAAACAAACATTGTATGAAGCAAATCCTGTAAACTCTGGCCCAATTAGAACGATGGAAAAAACTTATAAACATGAAGGCTCAATGGATGAAGTGCTAAAGAAAAATCATATTGGATCAAAAGGAAAGAATCCTGATTTGGTTTTGCAATTGAAAACAGATTCAAAAGGCACTGAGGATGGAAAGATCAAAGAGACTGCCGAAAAGTTTTTCGAGAAAAATAAAAACTGGACAGTTTTTAATGCCAATTGCACTGATTTAGCAAAACAAGGTACTGCACAGACAAAGTATAAAAGTGGAAAAGCGCCAATTTCCACACCTACGGACTTCGCGAATGATCTTCATAAAAATAACCAAGAGGCAATTAAGTCAGGAGATATTAAAGTTTTGAAAGGAGATTTTCAAAAATATAAAGATGGCACAGGGTCTGCAGCTGGTGTCAGTAAAGTTCTAGTTAACGATGCTAAAGAGGCAACTACAAAATCAATAAATGACATTTTTAAATAA
- a CDS encoding helix-turn-helix domain-containing protein, with the protein MVINYYKIVSLIDILGFAVSVFTFVWSCKNILINKSPIVVFFNLPFISLLISVSFVLDLMGTILDKKDFFFISKLISGLMICYALVLERFLPFLLGKITVINLYKEIELETIPKGKESKKNKYPSRDLLEGIDLEKVKMKLNHFLDSKGFIDEELRLPDFAIDLGLTTHQASYYLNQYLNMSFTDFLQFHRINEVKDMMCINANYNLLNIALECGFNSASSFHRACVKYTGKSPRDLRQELLSNIETRRKVE; encoded by the coding sequence ATGGTAATCAATTATTATAAAATCGTATCCCTTATAGATATCTTAGGTTTTGCGGTTTCGGTATTTACTTTTGTTTGGTCTTGTAAAAATATTTTAATCAATAAAAGCCCTATTGTTGTTTTCTTCAATCTTCCTTTTATTTCCCTCTTAATCTCCGTTAGTTTCGTTTTAGATCTTATGGGTACAATTCTAGATAAAAAAGATTTCTTTTTTATCTCAAAATTGATTTCCGGATTGATGATTTGTTATGCACTTGTTTTAGAACGTTTTTTGCCTTTCTTGCTGGGTAAGATTACGGTAATAAATTTATACAAAGAAATTGAATTAGAAACCATTCCAAAGGGCAAAGAATCCAAAAAAAATAAATATCCGTCTAGAGATTTGTTAGAAGGGATCGATTTAGAAAAAGTTAAAATGAAATTGAATCATTTTTTAGATTCTAAAGGTTTTATAGACGAAGAACTGAGACTTCCTGATTTTGCAATTGATTTAGGCCTCACTACTCATCAAGCTTCTTACTACTTGAATCAATATTTGAATATGAGTTTTACTGATTTCCTCCAATTCCACAGAATCAACGAAGTCAAAGATATGATGTGTATAAACGCGAATTATAACCTTTTAAACATTGCTCTTGAATGCGGTTTCAATTCCGCTTCTTCGTTTCACAGAGCTTGTGTTAAATATACGGGTAAATCTCCTCGCGATCTTAGACAGGAACTTCTTTCAAATATTGAAACCCGAAGAAAAGTTGAATGA
- a CDS encoding helix-turn-helix domain-containing protein, whose translation MDKDKITRLKIILEHLKETKGLNQGQAASMIGLTSGAVTKMLKNERAITKKTMLLFEHVHDISFEWFVSGLGEMILKKKGASRSTDSNQELFQKILKRKGMIKLLESLLNLTDSQLSAVKNIVDNFKN comes from the coding sequence ATGGATAAAGATAAAATAACTCGTTTAAAAATAATTTTAGAGCATCTCAAAGAGACCAAAGGTCTCAATCAAGGTCAAGCTGCGTCTATGATTGGTCTAACTTCAGGCGCTGTTACAAAGATGCTAAAAAATGAAAGAGCGATTACAAAAAAGACAATGCTCTTATTCGAACACGTTCATGATATTTCTTTTGAGTGGTTTGTGTCCGGACTCGGTGAAATGATTTTAAAGAAAAAAGGAGCAAGTCGGTCCACTGATTCAAATCAGGAATTGTTTCAAAAAATTTTAAAACGAAAAGGGATGATAAAATTGTTGGAGAGTTTATTGAATCTTACGGATAGTCAACTTTCTGCGGTCAAAAATATCGTAGATAATTTTAAGAATTAA
- a CDS encoding IS110 family transposase: MKRKIYVGMDVHKETIRIACLTNNTKEIVKEQQIKHNEVQIKKFVNKLKSEWNEIHSCYEAGVTGYPLYRYLKSLGVNCILVAPGKIPRQSSDKIKTDKRDAIKLAKLLRSGELESIHVPSEEDEAVRDYLRSRDSLRLDLGRNRQRLMKFLLRKGITYSATKYWTVSHNKWLNNLQFNNEILQETFNDYYSRVRVQEENLKAMDKRIQEIAESEPYREKVGILRCFRGVDYLTAMFLLCEVCDFKRFKTAGSFMSFLGLVPGEYSSGSKRKQTGITKTGSPRLRRILTEAAWQHRFPGTGSKIVTARRSGQPALVVALAEKASLRLHKKFRNLQQRGKTPQVMITAVSRELSGFLWAAMNLVA, from the coding sequence ATGAAAAGAAAAATATATGTAGGAATGGATGTCCACAAAGAAACGATTAGAATTGCGTGTTTAACGAACAATACAAAGGAAATAGTAAAAGAACAGCAGATAAAACATAATGAGGTTCAGATCAAAAAGTTCGTCAATAAACTAAAATCAGAATGGAACGAGATACATAGTTGTTACGAGGCGGGAGTAACCGGTTATCCACTTTACAGATATCTAAAGTCTTTGGGAGTGAATTGTATCCTTGTAGCACCCGGAAAGATACCAAGACAAAGTTCGGATAAGATCAAAACCGATAAAAGAGATGCGATCAAATTAGCAAAATTATTACGAAGTGGAGAATTAGAATCGATTCATGTACCGAGTGAAGAGGACGAAGCGGTAAGGGATTATTTGAGATCCCGTGACAGCCTTCGTTTGGATTTAGGAAGGAATCGTCAGAGGTTGATGAAATTCTTATTAAGAAAGGGTATAACTTACTCAGCAACAAAGTATTGGACAGTCAGTCATAACAAATGGTTGAACAATCTACAGTTTAACAATGAGATCCTTCAAGAGACATTTAACGACTATTATAGTCGGGTAAGAGTTCAAGAAGAGAATTTAAAAGCGATGGATAAGAGAATACAAGAGATAGCGGAAAGTGAACCGTATCGAGAGAAAGTGGGAATATTAAGATGTTTCCGAGGAGTGGATTATCTAACCGCAATGTTTTTACTTTGTGAGGTTTGTGACTTCAAACGATTCAAAACAGCCGGTTCGTTCATGAGTTTTTTAGGACTTGTTCCGGGAGAATATTCCAGCGGTTCCAAAAGAAAACAAACAGGGATAACAAAAACTGGAAGTCCCAGACTTCGAAGGATTTTGACAGAAGCAGCTTGGCAACATCGTTTCCCTGGAACGGGAAGTAAGATTGTAACCGCACGTAGATCGGGACAACCTGCGTTAGTTGTTGCTTTGGCGGAAAAAGCATCTCTCAGATTACACAAGAAGTTTCGTAATCTACAGCAAAGAGGAAAAACTCCTCAGGTAATGATAACGGCAGTTTCAAGAGAGTTATCCGGATTTCTTTGGGCGGCGATGAATCTGGTTGCATAG